From Myxococcus stipitatus, one genomic window encodes:
- a CDS encoding protein kinase domain-containing protein, with amino-acid sequence MDACPQETTLSDFLAGVLSEEPRRLVMAHVEHCAQCQWVLAAGDGARALMSPSASLAGTRFPPSLERGTRVSRYVVRERLGSGAMGVVYAADDPELGRRVALKMLRPEGRQREDLQQRLMREAQALARLSHANVVTLYDVGTHGDDVYLAMELVEGTTLAEWMKEPRPWRDVLRVFLEAGRGLAAAHAAGLVHRDFKPANTLLGRDGRVCVTDFGIARLLHQEDAPPPPSDSDAPTGALTRTGLVLGTPAYLAPELLQGRRADDRSDQFSFCVALYEALYGVRPFQGETLRELAEAVQRGRVHPPERAVKVPARVRRAVLRGLRAEPSERLPSMEALLAALTPPPRRMLVRVTAAATVASVLGALVAYGVTHRREARCGQEVEKLAEVWSPTRRERVREAFFASGSPYATAAWERLAAALDTYATQWRTLRTEACLSAGRDAPERAWQTTACLDNRLWQLAAMTEVLEKADARTVRSAPQLADSLEGLTGCMDSPGMTGRPQPPDALRPRVDAARHELARARAHLVAGRTTDGLSVTSALLVDVKGLDYKPLEAETLLLHGELLSRGDRHKEAETFLDQALWVAEAARDDETAARAWLGLIWVVGEALSRHAEAEKLIQHARAAVERLGRERFPDITTDLHLRVASLRDQQGQLDEAEHEARQGLEFSRRRNGEDSLRTANLLHELGRIRYIQRRFQESLELHLQALEIRKRLLGPDNPSLMASYDRVGSAYSGLGLRDESTRAYRAALAIQDATSAPETALLATVLLNLSVGLRTQGHAEEARPLLERARAIFERARGPDHFTVVQVLTEQAILHGEAGDHAKAIDLTTDALERIQRSMGPTTPRANLPLTIRAYASLYAGRHPEARRDLSEALRRTEAAHGAGSASLVPILLSLAEVELAARAPKDALAYCERARKLTEQAQGPESEDGAGVLACRGEAHLALDAADKAVPLLERAWNIQNRAGKPSDPWVAGKTAFVLARALWARSDGADKARALTMADEARALLEPLGVRGRDELQKVLAWLRREARR; translated from the coding sequence ATGGACGCGTGCCCGCAAGAAACGACGCTGAGCGACTTCCTGGCGGGGGTGCTTTCCGAGGAGCCCCGGCGCCTCGTCATGGCCCACGTGGAGCACTGCGCCCAATGCCAGTGGGTGCTGGCGGCGGGGGATGGCGCTCGCGCCCTGATGAGCCCCTCGGCGTCCCTCGCGGGGACGCGCTTCCCGCCATCGCTGGAGCGCGGCACCCGGGTCTCCCGCTACGTGGTGCGGGAGCGCCTCGGCTCCGGGGCCATGGGGGTGGTGTACGCGGCGGACGACCCGGAGCTGGGCCGGCGGGTGGCGCTCAAGATGTTGCGCCCCGAAGGGCGTCAGCGGGAAGACCTGCAACAGCGGCTCATGCGCGAGGCCCAGGCCCTGGCCCGGCTCTCCCACGCCAACGTCGTCACCCTCTACGACGTGGGTACCCACGGCGATGACGTCTACCTGGCCATGGAGCTGGTCGAGGGCACCACGCTGGCCGAGTGGATGAAGGAGCCGCGCCCCTGGCGGGACGTGCTGCGCGTCTTCCTCGAGGCCGGACGGGGTCTGGCGGCCGCGCACGCGGCGGGGCTCGTGCATCGCGACTTCAAGCCCGCCAACACGCTGCTGGGGCGCGATGGCCGGGTGTGCGTGACGGACTTCGGCATCGCGCGGCTGCTCCACCAGGAAGACGCGCCCCCGCCGCCGTCGGACTCCGACGCGCCGACGGGAGCCCTCACGCGGACGGGCCTCGTCCTGGGCACCCCGGCCTACCTCGCCCCCGAGCTGCTCCAGGGCCGGCGCGCCGATGACCGCTCGGACCAGTTCAGCTTCTGCGTGGCGCTCTACGAGGCCCTCTACGGCGTGCGTCCCTTCCAGGGGGAGACGTTGAGGGAGCTGGCCGAGGCGGTCCAACGAGGCCGGGTCCATCCGCCCGAGCGGGCGGTGAAGGTCCCCGCCCGCGTCCGGCGCGCGGTGCTTCGAGGGTTGCGGGCCGAGCCCTCGGAGCGCCTGCCCTCCATGGAGGCGTTGCTGGCGGCGCTCACGCCGCCGCCCCGGCGGATGCTCGTCCGCGTGACGGCCGCGGCGACGGTGGCCTCGGTGCTGGGGGCCCTCGTCGCCTACGGGGTGACGCATCGGCGCGAGGCGCGCTGCGGGCAGGAGGTGGAGAAGCTCGCGGAGGTCTGGAGTCCCACGCGGCGCGAGCGAGTGCGCGAGGCCTTCTTCGCCAGCGGCTCTCCCTATGCGACGGCGGCCTGGGAGCGGCTCGCGGCGGCGCTGGACACCTACGCGACCCAGTGGCGGACGCTGCGGACCGAGGCCTGTCTCTCCGCGGGCCGTGACGCTCCCGAACGCGCCTGGCAGACGACGGCATGCCTCGACAACCGACTCTGGCAGCTCGCCGCGATGACGGAGGTGCTGGAGAAGGCGGACGCGCGGACGGTGCGGAGCGCGCCCCAACTGGCGGACTCCCTCGAGGGCCTCACCGGTTGCATGGATTCACCGGGGATGACCGGCCGCCCACAGCCACCCGACGCGCTCCGTCCCCGCGTGGACGCCGCGCGCCATGAGCTGGCGCGGGCCCGGGCCCACCTCGTGGCGGGCCGGACCACGGACGGCCTCTCCGTGACGTCGGCCCTCCTCGTCGACGTGAAGGGGCTCGACTACAAGCCGCTGGAGGCGGAGACGCTGCTCCTCCACGGCGAGCTGCTCTCGCGAGGCGACCGGCACAAGGAAGCGGAGACGTTCCTCGACCAGGCGCTGTGGGTGGCCGAGGCCGCGCGCGACGACGAGACGGCGGCGCGAGCCTGGCTGGGGCTCATCTGGGTGGTGGGGGAGGCGCTGTCGCGTCACGCGGAGGCGGAGAAGCTCATCCAGCATGCCCGCGCCGCCGTCGAGCGGCTGGGGCGGGAGCGCTTCCCGGACATCACGACGGACCTGCACCTGCGCGTGGCCTCGCTCCGCGACCAGCAAGGCCAGCTCGACGAGGCGGAGCACGAGGCGCGGCAGGGGTTGGAGTTCTCGCGCCGGAGGAATGGCGAGGACAGCCTGCGGACGGCCAACCTCCTCCACGAGCTCGGTCGCATCCGCTACATCCAACGCCGCTTCCAGGAGTCGCTGGAGCTCCACCTCCAGGCCCTGGAGATACGCAAGCGGCTGCTCGGCCCCGACAACCCCTCGCTCATGGCGTCCTACGACAGGGTCGGCTCGGCCTACTCGGGGCTGGGCCTGCGCGACGAGAGCACCCGCGCCTACCGCGCCGCGCTCGCCATCCAGGACGCCACGTCCGCGCCCGAGACGGCCCTGCTCGCGACGGTGCTGCTCAACCTCTCCGTCGGCCTGCGCACCCAGGGACACGCGGAGGAGGCGCGCCCCCTGCTCGAGCGGGCACGCGCCATCTTCGAGCGAGCCCGGGGCCCCGACCACTTCACCGTCGTCCAGGTGCTCACGGAGCAGGCCATCCTGCACGGCGAGGCCGGCGACCACGCGAAGGCCATCGACCTCACCACCGACGCCTTGGAGCGCATCCAGCGTTCGATGGGACCGACCACCCCACGCGCCAACCTGCCGCTGACCATCCGGGCCTATGCATCCCTGTACGCGGGCCGCCACCCCGAGGCGCGGCGGGACCTGTCGGAGGCGCTGAGGCGGACGGAGGCCGCGCACGGCGCGGGGTCCGCGAGCCTGGTGCCCATCCTCCTGTCCCTGGCCGAGGTGGAGCTTGCGGCCCGCGCGCCGAAGGACGCCCTGGCGTACTGCGAACGCGCGCGGAAGCTCACCGAGCAGGCCCAGGGACCGGAGTCGGAGGACGGGGCCGGTGTCCTGGCATGCAGGGGCGAAGCCCATCTGGCGTTGGACGCCGCCGACAAGGCCGTGCCGCTGCTCGAGCGCGCCTGGAACATCCAGAACCGCGCGGGCAAGCCCTCGGACCCGTGGGTCGCCGGCAAGACGGCCTTCGTGCTGGCCCGAGCGCTCTGGGCGCGGAGCGACGGCGCCGACAAGGCGCGAGCGCTGACGATGGCCGACGAGGCCCGGGCCCTGCTGGAGCCCCTGGGCGTGCGCGGACGGGACGAGCTCCAGAAAGTGCTGGCGTGGCTGCGGCGCGAGGCGAGGCGATGA
- a CDS encoding MopE-related protein, translating into MTRMTRLVVCLLLLNAGCVVPDLDELCPKGTLLVYPDADGDGHGASGEAGRAVCESVPKGYSTVADDCDDQPGVGASSFPGAVDVCDGIDNDCDGVVDEDAKAGVEVCDGVDNDCDLEVDEGVKKAFYADQDGDGVGAGDAVEACVPPPNHVARGGDCDDADAKQTPGGLELLDGKDNNCSGTTDEALFSFGESHVMALRRDGTVLSWGCNDWGMLGDGTNTNRSTPAVVPGAPRMIAVAAGHFHSMALGQDGTVWTWGNNNWGQLGLGPGAPSANVPTQVPGLGEVMAIGAGRHHSVALRRDGTVWAWGHNTSGEVGDGSNEDRFSPVKVGITKVRAVVAGSIHTVALKEDGTVWAWGYNANGQLGNWSFESRSVPVQVKGLSEIAQVDSRGDHSLALGRDGSVWTWGKNDQGQLGDGTLDDRPAAEQVEPFADVIAVFGGGFHSVALGSDGSVWTWGGNERGQLGRESTCSCQPPKRVDGMDAVVTIAAGWSNTLAVRRDGSSWGWGGNQCGQVGDGTKGDRSRPTSVPALDYSVGG; encoded by the coding sequence ATGACGCGCATGACACGGCTGGTGGTCTGCCTGCTCCTGTTGAACGCGGGCTGCGTGGTCCCGGACCTCGACGAGCTCTGTCCGAAGGGGACCCTCCTCGTCTATCCCGACGCGGACGGGGACGGGCATGGCGCCTCCGGCGAGGCAGGGCGCGCCGTCTGCGAGAGCGTGCCGAAAGGCTACTCCACGGTGGCGGATGACTGTGATGACCAGCCAGGAGTCGGCGCGTCGTCCTTTCCTGGCGCCGTGGACGTGTGCGACGGCATCGACAACGACTGTGATGGGGTCGTCGATGAGGACGCCAAGGCGGGCGTCGAGGTGTGTGATGGCGTCGACAACGACTGCGACCTGGAGGTCGATGAAGGCGTCAAGAAGGCGTTCTACGCGGACCAGGATGGTGACGGCGTGGGTGCGGGGGACGCGGTGGAGGCCTGTGTCCCGCCTCCGAACCATGTCGCGCGCGGGGGAGACTGCGATGACGCGGACGCGAAGCAGACTCCGGGTGGGCTCGAGCTGCTCGATGGCAAGGACAACAACTGCTCGGGCACCACGGATGAAGCGCTCTTCTCCTTCGGAGAGAGCCATGTGATGGCCTTGCGCCGGGATGGAACGGTGCTCTCGTGGGGATGCAACGACTGGGGCATGCTCGGCGATGGCACGAACACCAACCGCTCGACGCCCGCGGTGGTTCCTGGGGCCCCCCGCATGATCGCCGTCGCGGCGGGGCACTTCCACTCGATGGCGCTGGGGCAGGATGGCACCGTGTGGACCTGGGGCAACAACAATTGGGGGCAACTCGGCCTGGGACCGGGCGCTCCCTCCGCGAATGTGCCCACCCAGGTCCCGGGCCTTGGCGAGGTGATGGCCATCGGGGCGGGCAGGCACCACTCCGTCGCGCTGCGGCGCGATGGCACGGTCTGGGCGTGGGGACACAACACCAGTGGAGAGGTGGGGGACGGGAGCAATGAAGACCGCTTCAGCCCCGTGAAGGTGGGCATCACGAAAGTCCGAGCGGTGGTCGCGGGTTCCATCCACACCGTGGCCTTGAAAGAAGACGGCACGGTCTGGGCGTGGGGGTACAACGCGAATGGCCAGCTGGGGAATTGGAGTTTCGAGAGTCGCTCCGTACCCGTGCAGGTCAAGGGGCTGAGCGAGATTGCCCAGGTGGACTCGCGCGGAGACCATTCCCTGGCCTTGGGGCGTGACGGGAGCGTGTGGACCTGGGGGAAGAACGACCAGGGACAGCTGGGGGATGGGACGCTGGATGACCGCCCCGCGGCCGAACAGGTCGAGCCGTTCGCGGACGTCATCGCCGTCTTCGGAGGCGGTTTTCATTCGGTCGCCTTGGGCTCGGATGGGAGCGTGTGGACCTGGGGCGGCAACGAGCGGGGCCAGCTGGGGCGGGAGTCGACCTGTAGCTGCCAGCCGCCGAAGCGGGTGGATGGGATGGACGCCGTGGTCACCATCGCCGCTGGTTGGTCGAACACCCTGGCCGTGCGGCGAGATGGCTCGTCCTGGGGCTGGGGCGGCAATCAATGCGGGCAGGTCGGGGATGGGACGAAGGGCGATCGCTCGAGGCCGACGTCCGTGCCAGCCCTGGACTACTCCGTGGGCGGCTGA
- a CDS encoding tetratricopeptide repeat protein, which translates to MSKPRPWVRWLSFIVSVLVVLPPRVAHADAEFENTLAKAVRLYEELEYEQALVWLERAGKASHDTKEEVTRLLYKGLISADMGRWAVARAAFRSALQVDPEARLPLRTSPKVVAAFESQQAKVQAERGRKGTEPSVLATARPSTVGPGQVDTPSSESQALVDRPELVPIHPEEDPGQTVAESSWTRRVPKVSVVLLGLGVAAGGVGTYYGLSSRSRLSEARGAQFLDEATQRHGQARRGATTANILFGTAGLAAAGAVVTWLFMGDAGADDMRD; encoded by the coding sequence ATGTCGAAGCCTCGCCCCTGGGTGAGATGGCTGTCGTTCATCGTGAGCGTGCTGGTGGTCCTGCCCCCGCGCGTGGCCCACGCGGACGCCGAATTCGAGAACACCCTCGCGAAGGCCGTGCGCCTCTACGAGGAACTCGAGTACGAGCAGGCGCTGGTCTGGCTCGAGCGCGCAGGCAAGGCGAGCCATGACACGAAAGAGGAGGTCACGCGCTTGCTCTACAAGGGGCTCATCAGCGCGGACATGGGCAGGTGGGCGGTGGCCCGCGCCGCGTTCCGGTCCGCGCTCCAGGTCGATCCGGAGGCCCGGCTGCCGCTCAGGACCTCGCCCAAGGTGGTGGCCGCGTTCGAGTCCCAACAAGCGAAGGTCCAGGCGGAGAGGGGCAGGAAGGGCACGGAGCCCTCCGTCCTCGCGACGGCACGGCCTTCAACCGTGGGGCCTGGTCAGGTCGACACACCTTCGTCGGAATCACAGGCGTTGGTGGATCGCCCCGAGCTGGTGCCCATCCATCCCGAGGAGGACCCGGGACAGACTGTCGCGGAGTCGTCGTGGACGCGTCGTGTTCCCAAGGTGAGCGTGGTGCTGCTGGGGCTGGGCGTCGCAGCGGGTGGGGTGGGGACGTACTACGGCCTGTCCTCCCGGAGCCGGCTCTCCGAGGCCCGAGGGGCGCAGTTCCTCGATGAGGCGACACAGCGGCATGGGCAGGCACGGCGCGGAGCGACGACGGCCAACATCCTCTTCGGGACGGCGGGCCTGGCGGCGGCGGGCGCGGTGGTGACCTGGCTCTTCATGGGAGACGCGGGGGCCGACGACATGCGGGACTGA
- a CDS encoding class I SAM-dependent methyltransferase has product MSGKPGVEPENTAVRVALWRALHVLGDPPPHVFEDEVGLALVAPEDGWRERPDMSPFTRPFRASIVARARFIEDLVEARAAHGVGQYVILGAGLDTFAQRKASLASRLRVFEVDQPGPQAWKRQRLLELGFGVPPFLRLVPVDFEAGEGWWGRLLDEGFDASRPAVVASTGVSMYLTKETILATLRQVASLAPGSTFAMTFMLPIELTDPEIRPGVQRAADGARASGTPFISFFTPAEMLELAREAGFRGVEHVSAAALGERYFADRSDGLRPPNNSEEFLVATT; this is encoded by the coding sequence ATGTCTGGCAAGCCCGGAGTCGAACCCGAGAATACGGCGGTGCGCGTGGCGTTGTGGCGGGCCCTTCATGTCCTGGGCGACCCTCCGCCGCATGTGTTCGAGGACGAGGTGGGGCTCGCGCTCGTCGCGCCCGAGGACGGTTGGCGGGAGCGCCCGGACATGAGCCCGTTCACCCGGCCCTTCCGCGCCTCCATCGTGGCGCGTGCGCGCTTCATCGAAGACCTCGTCGAGGCGCGGGCCGCTCACGGTGTCGGGCAGTACGTCATCCTCGGCGCGGGCCTCGATACGTTCGCCCAGAGGAAGGCGAGCCTCGCCTCCCGCCTGCGTGTCTTCGAGGTCGACCAACCCGGCCCCCAAGCGTGGAAGCGCCAGCGCCTGCTCGAGCTCGGCTTCGGCGTTCCGCCGTTCCTTCGACTCGTGCCCGTCGATTTCGAGGCGGGTGAGGGATGGTGGGGCCGGCTCTTGGACGAGGGCTTCGATGCCTCTCGACCGGCGGTCGTGGCCTCCACGGGCGTCAGCATGTACCTGACGAAGGAGACGATCCTGGCCACGCTCCGTCAGGTCGCGTCGCTCGCCCCGGGTTCGACGTTCGCCATGACGTTCATGTTGCCGATCGAACTCACGGACCCGGAGATTCGCCCCGGGGTTCAACGCGCGGCGGACGGCGCGCGAGCCAGTGGCACGCCGTTCATCAGCTTCTTCACGCCCGCGGAGATGCTTGAGCTGGCGCGCGAGGCCGGCTTCCGCGGCGTCGAGCACGTGTCGGCGGCGGCGCTCGGCGAGCGCTACTTCGCCGACAGGAGCGATGGCCTCCGCCCGCCGAACAACTCGGAGGAGTTCCTGGTCGCGACGACGTGA
- a CDS encoding alpha/beta fold hydrolase, which yields MFRTVLAVAMLLVVVPNLASAQSKPKGARVNVNGMQMYYEVSGKGTPLVVLHGAYMNIPAMGAIISKLAKAHQVYALEFQGHGRTTDIDRPITYPNLADDVAAFMDAVGLEKADVFGYSMGAAAGLQLAIRHPEKVNKLAAASVSYDVEGWQPEFKAFIPQMKVEMFLEMPFAKEYRKLAANPEGFPELVRKLIALEKEPMAWGEQVKSMKTPVLIITGDADVTTLEHSVAMFRLLGGGAPGDMGKPLSPSRLAVLPATSHTAVITQPELLHAFIEPFLKGSTPKGMFAAQ from the coding sequence ATGTTCCGCACTGTCCTCGCTGTCGCGATGCTGCTGGTCGTCGTCCCGAACCTCGCCAGCGCCCAATCCAAACCCAAGGGTGCCCGCGTCAACGTGAACGGAATGCAGATGTATTACGAGGTGTCTGGCAAGGGCACCCCGCTGGTCGTCCTGCACGGCGCCTATATGAACATCCCGGCGATGGGCGCCATCATCTCCAAGCTCGCCAAGGCCCATCAGGTCTACGCGCTCGAGTTCCAGGGACACGGTCGCACCACGGACATCGACCGGCCCATCACCTATCCCAACCTGGCGGATGACGTCGCGGCCTTCATGGACGCGGTGGGACTCGAGAAGGCGGACGTGTTCGGCTACTCCATGGGCGCCGCGGCCGGGCTGCAGCTCGCCATCCGCCACCCGGAGAAGGTGAACAAGCTGGCCGCCGCTTCGGTCTCCTACGACGTCGAGGGCTGGCAGCCCGAATTCAAGGCGTTCATCCCCCAGATGAAGGTGGAGATGTTCCTCGAGATGCCGTTCGCGAAGGAGTACCGGAAGCTCGCGGCCAACCCCGAGGGGTTTCCGGAGCTGGTCCGGAAGCTGATCGCCCTCGAGAAGGAGCCCATGGCGTGGGGTGAGCAGGTGAAGTCGATGAAGACGCCCGTGCTCATCATCACCGGCGACGCCGACGTCACGACCCTCGAGCATTCGGTCGCCATGTTCCGGCTCCTCGGCGGCGGAGCCCCGGGGGACATGGGCAAGCCGCTGTCACCCTCGCGCCTCGCGGTCCTGCCAGCGACGTCCCACACCGCGGTCATCACTCAACCCGAGCTGCTGCATGCCTTCATCGAGCCCTTCCTGAAGGGCAGCACGCCGAAGGGGATGTTCGCGGCGCAGTAA
- a CDS encoding YciI family protein: MRVMVIVKASPNSEKGVMPKAEMFEAMGKYNEELVKAGIMLAGDGLHPSSRGKRVLFQDGKKPSVIDGPFAETKELIAGYWMWQVRSMEEALEWARRCPNPMPGEEGVLEIRPVFEADDFGEAFTPELRAQEDRLREELERQQKGK, translated from the coding sequence ATGCGCGTGATGGTCATCGTGAAGGCGAGCCCGAACTCCGAGAAGGGCGTCATGCCCAAGGCGGAGATGTTCGAGGCGATGGGCAAGTACAACGAGGAGCTGGTGAAGGCGGGCATCATGCTCGCGGGCGACGGGCTCCACCCCAGCAGCCGGGGCAAGCGGGTGTTGTTCCAGGACGGGAAGAAGCCGAGCGTCATCGACGGCCCCTTCGCCGAGACCAAGGAGCTGATCGCCGGCTACTGGATGTGGCAGGTACGGTCCATGGAGGAGGCGCTGGAGTGGGCGCGCCGTTGCCCCAATCCGATGCCGGGGGAGGAGGGCGTGCTCGAGATTCGCCCGGTGTTCGAGGCCGATGACTTCGGCGAGGCGTTCACCCCCGAGCTGCGCGCCCAGGAGGATCGTCTGCGCGAGGAGCTGGAGCGACAGCAGAAGGGGAAGTAG
- a CDS encoding S41 family peptidase — protein MVSLGKLWGQVRYRHPWMLSRRIDWDAAFMAALPKVEAASNDDEFAAAVQSMLDALGDPATRVKRERPATTLAPPTLSPLLRMEKDVVVLDLRNLATPQGPQEFWGLGQRLWDSLSKARAAVIDLRLRGFDEGKVWSVSGAVDWLLPLLFDGELAIPGMRSTLYGGYKAQMGTYSPYSAALVQDASASLKGSPGKKPSRVVFILDEQSMVSPNLLALRAAGRAFFVGEGPVTDALAVETLDVPLGGKLIATVRTSETVLPLGLDAQLPARADLKAPDAAFDRALALATQKARPKPATAPVQPEPLWRPDNAYAKDSYPSRELRLLAAVRLWNLVALFFPYVHLMDVDWSQRLPVLLQRFEAAKDAEAYGLAVASAITELRDGHVSLSGHPAYKGIWGEAGAPLEVQDIEGKVVVTAVGDSQLAPGLRVGDVIEKVDGEPIEARLRRIATIHQGSTAASTRLLHMYLALAGPRDSEATLTVLDEKGRREVKVKRSRQSFRKEDTQESFKLLEGNIGYVDLTKLEAGEVAEAMKKLQTTRAIVFNLRGYPRSGNSALWPYLNVKGAKVGVRFEVPVVAGSKLVHGRMVLMDDLPTADVPVYRGRVVTLIDENAISAAETVGLNLEATCGTTFVGSPTAGANGDMTNAVLPGNIWLTFTGMDTRHADGSQLQRKGLTPHVSVRPTVAGIRAGRDEVLERALRLLEEPAPPAASRGQ, from the coding sequence TTGGTCTCACTGGGAAAGCTCTGGGGGCAGGTGCGTTACCGCCATCCCTGGATGCTGTCCCGGCGCATCGACTGGGACGCGGCGTTCATGGCCGCCTTGCCGAAGGTGGAGGCCGCCAGCAATGACGACGAGTTCGCCGCCGCCGTCCAGTCGATGCTCGACGCGCTCGGGGACCCCGCCACCCGGGTGAAGCGCGAGCGGCCCGCCACCACGCTGGCTCCGCCGACGCTCTCGCCCTTGTTGCGCATGGAGAAGGACGTGGTCGTCCTGGACCTGCGCAACCTCGCCACCCCCCAGGGGCCCCAGGAGTTCTGGGGGCTGGGGCAGAGATTGTGGGACTCCTTGAGCAAGGCGCGAGCCGCCGTCATCGACTTGCGCCTGCGCGGCTTCGACGAAGGGAAGGTCTGGTCGGTCTCCGGCGCGGTGGACTGGCTCCTCCCCCTGTTGTTCGACGGCGAGCTGGCCATCCCGGGAATGAGGTCCACGCTCTACGGGGGCTACAAGGCGCAGATGGGCACCTACTCCCCCTACAGCGCGGCCTTGGTCCAGGACGCCAGCGCGAGCCTGAAGGGGTCGCCCGGCAAGAAGCCCTCGCGTGTCGTCTTCATCCTGGACGAGCAGAGCATGGTCTCTCCAAACCTGCTGGCGCTGCGCGCAGCGGGCCGCGCGTTCTTCGTGGGTGAAGGGCCCGTGACGGACGCGCTGGCCGTGGAAACCCTGGACGTGCCGTTGGGCGGGAAGCTCATCGCCACGGTGCGCACGAGCGAGACGGTGTTGCCGCTCGGCCTCGATGCGCAGCTCCCGGCGCGCGCGGACCTGAAGGCCCCGGACGCGGCCTTCGACCGGGCGTTGGCGTTGGCCACCCAGAAGGCCCGGCCCAAGCCCGCCACCGCGCCCGTCCAGCCCGAGCCCCTGTGGCGGCCGGACAACGCCTACGCGAAGGATTCATACCCCTCCCGCGAGCTGCGCCTGCTGGCGGCCGTGCGATTGTGGAACCTGGTGGCGCTCTTCTTCCCCTACGTCCACCTGATGGACGTGGACTGGAGCCAGCGGCTCCCCGTGTTGTTGCAGCGCTTCGAGGCCGCCAAGGACGCGGAGGCGTATGGGCTCGCGGTCGCGAGCGCCATCACGGAGTTGCGCGATGGCCACGTCTCCCTCAGTGGTCACCCCGCGTACAAGGGAATCTGGGGGGAGGCCGGCGCTCCCCTCGAGGTGCAGGACATCGAGGGGAAGGTGGTCGTCACCGCGGTCGGCGATTCCCAGCTCGCGCCGGGGTTGCGGGTGGGGGATGTCATCGAGAAGGTGGATGGGGAGCCGATCGAGGCTCGGCTCCGACGCATCGCGACCATCCACCAGGGCTCCACCGCGGCCTCGACCCGCCTGCTCCACATGTACCTGGCGCTCGCCGGTCCCCGGGACTCCGAGGCGACGCTCACGGTGCTCGACGAGAAGGGGCGGCGGGAGGTGAAGGTGAAGCGCTCCCGCCAGTCCTTCCGCAAGGAGGACACCCAGGAGTCCTTCAAGCTGCTGGAAGGCAACATCGGGTACGTGGACCTCACGAAGCTCGAGGCGGGCGAGGTGGCGGAGGCCATGAAGAAGCTCCAGACGACCCGGGCCATCGTGTTCAACCTGCGGGGCTACCCCCGAAGCGGCAATAGCGCGCTGTGGCCGTACCTCAACGTGAAGGGCGCGAAGGTGGGGGTCCGCTTCGAGGTTCCCGTCGTCGCGGGCTCCAAGCTGGTGCATGGCCGGATGGTGTTGATGGATGACCTCCCCACCGCCGACGTGCCGGTATACCGGGGCCGCGTCGTGACGCTCATCGACGAGAACGCCATCAGCGCCGCGGAGACCGTGGGGCTGAACCTCGAGGCCACGTGTGGAACGACCTTCGTCGGCAGCCCCACCGCTGGCGCGAATGGGGACATGACGAACGCCGTGCTGCCCGGCAACATCTGGCTGACCTTCACGGGGATGGACACCCGGCACGCCGACGGAAGTCAACTCCAGCGCAAGGGGCTCACGCCGCACGTGAGCGTCCGTCCCACCGTCGCGGGCATCCGCGCGGGCCGGGATGAGGTGCTGGAGCGAGCGCTGCGGCTCCTTGAGGAGCCAGCGCCTCCGGCCGCCTCGCGGGGGCAGTGA
- a CDS encoding ArsR/SmtB family transcription factor: protein MFGAISHPARRRMLDLLVDGDRAVNAIAENFDMSRPAVSQHLRVLLGAGLVTEQRHGRERRYRLVPERLEPVRDWLAHYERFWDDNFTRLRRHLEKGEAR from the coding sequence GTGTTCGGAGCCATCAGCCATCCGGCGCGGCGCCGCATGCTGGACCTGCTGGTCGATGGCGACCGCGCGGTGAATGCGATCGCCGAGAACTTCGACATGAGCCGGCCCGCGGTATCGCAGCACCTGCGCGTGTTGCTCGGCGCGGGCCTCGTCACCGAGCAGCGGCACGGCAGGGAGCGGCGGTATCGCCTCGTGCCGGAGCGCCTGGAGCCGGTGCGTGACTGGCTCGCGCACTACGAGCGGTTCTGGGACGACAACTTCACCCGCCTACGGCGGCACCTCGAGAAGGGCGAAGCGCGATGA
- a CDS encoding SRPBCC family protein, whose translation MTTQTIRRELRFPQSPAVVWRALATREALADWMYPNDFEPRVGHRFTFRVPPDPRARFEGLVVHCEVLRCVPPAELEFTWVVGEGFLDTRVRYRLEADGEGTRVFFEHSGFKEEQAFHGAGFGWNMMHGKLAKALGKASGDAALASPTRDTSAPEG comes from the coding sequence ATGACGACCCAGACCATCCGGCGGGAGCTGCGCTTCCCCCAGTCGCCCGCCGTGGTGTGGCGCGCGCTGGCGACCCGCGAGGCGCTCGCCGACTGGATGTATCCGAACGACTTCGAGCCGCGCGTCGGCCATCGCTTCACGTTCCGCGTGCCTCCGGACCCTCGGGCCCGCTTCGAGGGGCTCGTCGTGCACTGCGAGGTGCTCCGGTGCGTTCCTCCCGCCGAGCTCGAGTTCACGTGGGTCGTGGGCGAGGGCTTCCTGGATACGCGGGTGCGCTACCGCCTCGAAGCCGATGGCGAAGGGACGCGCGTGTTCTTCGAGCACTCCGGCTTCAAGGAGGAGCAGGCGTTCCATGGCGCCGGCTTCGGCTGGAACATGATGCACGGCAAGCTCGCCAAGGCGCTCGGGAAGGCGTCGGGCGACGCCGCCCTTGCTTCCCCCACCCGTGACACCTCGGCCCCCGAGGGCTGA